In a genomic window of Saccharomyces kudriavzevii IFO 1802 strain IFO1802 genome assembly, chromosome: 2:
- the PCA1 gene encoding cation-transporting P-type ATPase PCA1 (similar to Saccharomyces cerevisiae PCA1 (YBR295W)) gives MIRRDLDTVLYITTQKEKLTRRPRSTILNRYNRIVATSFSRQMKSKELKIRSKSKDHKCCGTNGQSIPLGIRQNKRDECCDIHAEKCTVDQSEISAGEKFAHEAKSTSQECLDDCEEMCNDDVDSVLDECRGASDCRESTLTDPAYLSKSCEEECCDEDSAVMAEEITDNCENGCCDEQPIVNLHANEYKGYLNNDNIGEAPDCMGDINQSIENDSSCYSSKLTNSTFRKRFLRSTTEILGRFDCCEVNNPPCCNTACVEHLASRSSKKRMSDGSLDMATDFETFRNLSTGAGGTSNEESSNERYSKIFKRYSSILETLGCICSYLFTIGEESCCRPRIRFSMEREASMGAKYSYRDATGCSMRKGSRVKKRGLYNANISTSNSSCTKECCSKKKKFAAATTTVSHCSSNDIPSITSLKSSGETVHSDLEAGYATKEHIVLSVSGMTCTGCETKLKRSLAALKSVQNLNTSLILSQAEFDLNISLASVKDVIKHLNRTTEFKYEQILTHGSTINIIVPSLAKDFVNSEWPEGVTELKVAGKNIVRVNFDPKVIGARDLIRKGWDVPVELASPTGHPALEVGNKHLRRVGLTTLLSILLTIPILVMAWAPNLDVSLSTMSASMGLATIVQFAVAGPFYSNALKSLVFSRLIDMDLLIVVSTSAAYIFSVVSFGYFVAGQPLSTEQFFETSSLLVTLIMVGRFVSELARYRAVKSISLRSLQVSSAIVINEDHTETEIDIRLLQYGDVFKAVPDSRIPTDGTVISGSSEANEAMITGESKPVLKKFQSTVIAGSVNGSGTLVVRLTKLPGNNTVSMIATMVDEAKLSKPRIQNIADKIAGYFVPFIIGITIITFCIWIGVGINVSKKPRSDAAIQATIYAITVLIVSCPCAIGLAVPMVFVVASGVAAKRGVVFKSAMSIEVAHNVSDVVFDKTGTLTEGKLSVVREIMGGNQDNIRSLLLGLVEGMNHPVSIAIASYLKDRGVSASNVSDTKVMTGKGIEGISHSGLKLRGGNSRWLAFTGNSRVQEALSQGHTVFCFSVNASLAAIYALDDSLRVDAIFTVNALRQKGISIHILSGDDDGAVRSLASRLEIDSANIRSHATPADKRDYVRNLLKKTEDEGSSQSKAPVVIFCGDGTNDAVALAQATIGVHINEGSEVSKLAADVVTMRPNLACILTMIDVSQKAMFRVKLNFAWSFIYNLFAILLAAGAFVNVHIPPEYAGLGELVSILPVILIAFLLRYSKIHSPNAGSVS, from the coding sequence ATGATAAGAAGGGACTTAGATACAGTCTTATATATAACCACTCAAAAAGAGAAGCTTACAAGAAGACCAAGAAGTACTATTTTAAACAGATACAACAGAATAGTGGCAACATCATTTAGTCGACagatgaaatcaaaagaactTAAAATCCGGTCAAAGAGTAAGGACCATAAGTGTTGTGGAACAAATGGTCAGAGTATACCTCTGGGCATTAGGCAAAACAAGAGAGACGAGTGCTGTGATATTCATGCTGAAAAGTGTACTGTTGATCAATCGGAAATTTCCGCAGGTGAAAAGTTTGCCCACGAGGCCAAAAGTACTTCTCAAGAATGTTTGGACGATTGCGAAGAGATGTGTAATGACGACGTTGATTCTGTATTGGACGAATGCAGAGGAGCTAGCGACTGTCGTGAAAGTACTCTAACTGACCCTGCTTATCTATCCAAATCTTGTGAGGAAGAATGTTGCGATGAAGACTCCGCTGTGATGGCTGAGGAAATCACAGATAATTGCGAAAATGGGTGCTGTGATGAGCAACCAATAGTTAACCTCCATGCAAACGAATACAAAGGCTATCtgaataatgataatattgGAGAGGCGCCTGACTGTATGGGCGATATTAACCAATCTATAGAAAACGACTCAAGCTGTTATTCCTCCAAATTGACTAATTCTACGTTTAGAAAAAGATTTTTAAGGTCAACTACTGAAATTTTGGGTAGATTCGATTGCTGTGAAGTCAATAACCCACCATGTTGCAACACCGCGTGTGTTGAACACCTCGCCTCCCGTAGTTCTAAGAAGAGAATGTCTGACGGAAGTTTGGACATGGCTACTGATTTTGAAACCTTTAGAAATCTTTCCACAGGCGCTGGTGGTACTTCAAATGAAGAATCCTCCAACGAAAGATATTCCAAGATATTTAAGCGTTACAGTTCAATTTTGGAAACTCTTGGATGCATTTGCAGCTATTTGTTTACTATAGGAGAAGAATCTTGCTGTCGTCCAAGAATTCGTTTTTCTATGGAAAGAGAAGCTTCGATGGGAGCAAAATACTCATACCGTGATGCTACTGGATGTTCAATGCGTAAAGGTTCCAGAGTCAAGAAAAGGGGTTTGTACAATGCAAATATCTCCACTTCAAACTCTTCCTGCACGAAAGAGTGTTGttccaaaaagaagaaattcgCTGCGGCCACGACAACCGTTTCTCATTGCTCTTCGAACGATATTCCATCAATTACATCTCTGAAATCAAGTGGAGAAACTGTCCATTCTGACCTTGAAGCGGGGTATGCCACTAAAGAGCATATCGTCCTCAGTGTATCTGGAATGACCTGTACTGGCTGTGAGACGAAACTTAAGAGATCCCTTGCTGCCTTAAAGTCCGTGCAGAATTTGAATACTAGTTTGATATTATCACAAGCGGAATTTGATTTGAACATTTCTCTAGCGTCTGTCAAAGACGTTATAAAACACTTGAATAGAACCACAGAATTCAAATATGAACAGATTTTGACTCATGGCTCAACCATAAACATTATTGTACCTAGTTTAGCAAAGGATTTTGTTAATAGTGAATGGCCAGAAGGAGTAACAGAGCTGAAGGTTGCGGGCAAAAACATTGTTCGCGTGAATTTTGATCCCAAAGTTATAGGTGCAAGAGACCTCATCAGAAAGGGATGGGACGTCCCTGTTGAGCTTGCTTCCCCTACTGGTCATCCAGCACTTGAAGTAGGAAATAAGCATTTGCGTCGTGTGGGATTAACAACTCTTCTGTCGATATTACTAACGATTCCAATTCTTGTCATGGCTTGGGCTCCGAATCTCGATGTAAGCCTTTCGACTATGTCTGCATCAATGGGACTTGCTACTATTGTGCAATTTGCTGTAGCAGGGCCATTTTATTCGAACGCTCTGAAAAGTCTGGTGTTTTCCAGATTGATTGATATGGATCTTCTTATAGTTGTAAGTACTAGCGCTGCctacattttttcagttgtATCATTTGGATATTTTGTTGCAGGGCAGCCTTTGTCTACAGAGcagttttttgaaactaGTTCTTTGCTTGTAACGTTGATTATGGTTGGTCGTTTTGTTAGTGAGTTGGCCAGATATAGGGCGGTGAAATCAATATCACTTCGTTCTTTACAAGTTTCTTCGGCAATTGTCATTAATGAGGATCATACCGAGACAGAAATAGATATCAGACTACTTCAATACGGTGATGTGTTCAAGGCTGTACCAGATTCAAGAATTCCGACTGACGGAACAGTCATATCTGGTTCTTCGGAAGCAAACGAAGCCATGATTACTGGTGAGTCCAAGCCTGttctcaaaaaatttcaatctaCTGTTATTGCAGGATCTGTCAATGGCTCTGGTACGTTGGTTGTAAGGCTAACTAAGCTTCCAGGAAACAATACTGTAAGCATGATAGCTACTATGGTTGATGAAGCAAAACTGTCAAAACCaagaatacaaaatatCGCTGATAAAATTGCAGGTTACTTTGTTCCCTTCATCATTGGTATCACCATTATTACCTTTTGTATTTGGATTGGTGTTGGAATAAATGTTAGTAAAAAACCACGTTCTGACGCTGCTATTCAGGCCACAATATATGCTATAACGGTATTAATTGTCTCTTGCCCCTGTGCTATTGGGCTTGCGGTTCCTATGGTATTCGTGGTTGCCAGTGGGGTAGCAGCAAAACGAGGAGTGGTCTTCAAGTCAGCAATGAGCATAGAGGTTGCTCATAATGTTTCAGATGtagtttttgataaaactGGTACTTTGACTGAGGGGAAGCTCTCTGTTGTTCGCGAAATCATGGGTGGTAATCAGGATAATATTAGATCCTTACTACTCGGATTGGTTGAGGGAATGAACCACCCCGTGTCTATTGCAATAGCATCATATCTCAAAGACCGAGGTGTATCTGCTTCCAATGTTTCAGACACAAAAGTTATGACTGGGAAGGGCATAGAAGGGATCTCTCACTCAGGCTTGAAACTAAGGGGGGGAAACTCTCGTTGGCTGGCCTTCACTGGCAACTCTCGTGTGCAAGAAGCTCTCTCTCAAGGGCATACggttttttgtttcagcGTAAATGCTTCACTCGCCGCTATCTATGCACTTGATGATTCTTTACGAGTAGACGCAATCTTCACGGTCAACGCCTTGCGCCAAAAAGGAATCTCGATTCATATCTTATCAGGGGATGATGATGGAGCAGTTCGTTCTCTGGCCTCTCGCCTTGAAATTGATAGTGCCAATATCCGTTCCCATGCAACCCCTGCGGATAAGCGCGACTATGTTAGAAACCTTCTCAAGAAAACAGAGGACGAGGGCTCTTCTCAGTCAAAAGCGCCTgttgttattttttgtgGTGATGGCACCAATGATGCAGTTGCTTTGGCTCAGGCAACGATTGGTGTTCACATCAATGAAGGAAGTGAGGTATCTAAATTGGCTGCTGACGTCGTTACGATGAGGCCAAATCTTGCCTGTATTCTGACTATGATAGATGTAAGCCAAAAAGCGATGTTTAGGGTTAAACTAAATTTTGCGTGGAGTTTTATTTACAACTTGTTTGCCATTTTATTGGCAGCTGGGGCCTTTGTGAATGTTCATATTCCACCAGAGTATGCAGGCTTAGGGGAACTTGTTAGTATCCTTCCTGTAATCCTtattgcttttcttttgcgCTATTCGAAGATCCACTCTCCCAACGCTGGCTCAGTATCATAG
- the PHO89 gene encoding Pho89p (similar to Saccharomyces cerevisiae PHO89 (YBR296C)), whose protein sequence is MALHQFDYIFAIAMLFAFLDAFNIGANDVANSFASSISSRSLKYWQAMILAGICEFLGAVLAGARVSGTIKNNIIDSSIFTNDPAVLMLTMTSALIGSSCWLTFATVIGMPVSTTHSIVGGTIGAGIAAGGARGVVWGWSGVSQIIASWFIAPILAGIIAAIVFSISRFSVLEVRSLERSIKNALLLVGVLVFATFSILTMLIVWKGSPNLHLDDLSGTETAVSIVLTGAIASVIYFIFFYPFYRRKVLDQDWTLKLIDIFRGPSFYLKSTDDIPPMPEGHQLTIDYYEGRRDLGTAVEVEDEENKSASNCNDSVKNKEDIQEVDLVRTETEPETKLTTKQYWWSLLKQGPKKWPRLFWLVISHGWTQDVIHAQVNDKDMLSGDLKGMYKRSKFYDNRVEYIYSVLQAITAATMSFAHGANDVANATGPLSAVYEIWKTNTTAAKSEVPVWVLAYGGVALVIGCWTYGYNIIKNLGNKMILQSPSRGFSIELAAAITTVMATQLGIPTSTTQIAVGGIVAVGLCNKDFKSVNWRMVAWCYSGWFLTLPIAGLIAGIINGIILNAPRFGGEYQMT, encoded by the coding sequence ATGGCTTTACATCAGTTCGATTATATTTTTGCCATAGCCATGCTATTTGCATTCTTGGATGCTTTTAACATTGGGGCAAATGACGTTGCAAACTCGTTTGCCTCGTCGATCTCTTCCAGGTCTCTGAAATACTGGCAAGCTATGATTTTGGCGGGTATTTGTGAGTTCTTAGGTGCGGTTTTGGCAGGCGCCAGAGTTTCCGGTACTATTAAAAACAACATTATAGATTCTTCCATCTTTACTAATGACCCTGCTGTTTTGATGCTCACTATGACCAGCGCTTTGATTGGTTCATCATGCTGGTTAACGTTTGCTACGGTGATCGGAATGCCAGTTTCTACCACTCATTCTATTGTTGGTGGCACTATTGGAGCCGGTATTGCAGCCGGTGGCGCCAGAGGTGTTGTTTGGGGCTGGAGTGGTGTTTCGCAGATTATTGCCTCTTGGTTTATTGCTCCAATTTTAGCAGGCATCATCGCGGCCAttgttttttccatttctagATTTTCTGTCCTTGAAGTTAGATCTTTGGAAAGATCAATCAAGAATGCTTTGCTACTGGTTGGCGTTTTAGTTTTTGCCACCTTCTCCATCTTGACGATGCTGATTGTGTGGAAGGGTTCTCCAAACTTACATTTGGACGATTTATCCGGAACAGAAACTGCAGTTTCGATTGTTCTTACAGGTGCAATTGCTTCGGTCatttatttcatctttttctaCCCCTTCTACAGAAGAAAGGTGCTGGATCAGGATTGGACCCTGAAATtgattgatattttcagaGGCCCATCTTTCTACTTGAAGTCCACTGATGATATCCCACCAATGCCAGAAGGCCACCAACTGACAATTGATTACTATGAAGGTAGAAGAGATCTTGGAACAGCCgttgaagttgaagatgaagaaaacaagtCTGCCAGTAACTGTAATGACTCCgttaaaaacaaagaagatatTCAGGAGGTGGACTTAGTGAGAACTGAGACTGAACCTGAAACAAAACTAACAACTAAACAATACTGGTGGTCGTTATTAAAGCAAGGACCCAAGAAATGGCCTCGATTATTTTGGTTAGTCATCTCCCATGGCTGGACCCAGGATGTTATTCACGCTCAAGTTAATGATAAAGATATGTTATCCGGTGATCTAAAGGGCATGTACAAAAGATCTAAATTTTACGATAATAGGGTCGAGTATATTTACTCTGTTCTTCAAGCTATCACAGCAGCCACTATGTCCTTTGCCCATGGTGCTAATGATGTTGCCAACGCTACTGGTCCTTTATCTGCGGTTTATGAGATTTGGAAAACCAATACTACTGCGGCAAAATCAGAAGTCCCCGTATGGGTTTTAGCCTACGGTGGTGTCGCTTTAGTCATTGGTTGTTGGACCTACGGTtataatatcatcaaaaacttgGGTAATAAAATGATTCTGCAATCACCTTCAAGAGGTTTTTCAATCGAATTAGCCGCTGCTATCACAACCGTTATGGCCACTCAATTAGGTATCCCTACTTCTACTACCCAGATTGCCGTTGGTGGTATTGTTGCTGTCGGTTTATGTaataaagatttcaaatcgGTCAATTGGAGAATGGTTGCCTGGTGTTACTCTGGTTGGTTCTTGACTTTACCAATTGCCGGTTTAATTGCGGGTATCATTAATGGAATCATCTTAAATGCACCTCGTTTTGGTGGTGAATATCAAATGACATAA
- the MAL33 gene encoding transcription factor MAL33 — MTLAKYACDYCRVRRVKCDGKKPCRRCLQHNFECTHQQPLKKRGPKPISARNLGNVTEAPLFGENNSGTTAAEISMKIPKKQIDQCLRLYHDNLYVIWPLLSYDNLHMLLEEKYDDCYVYWFLVALSAATLSDLQTEIESEEGFSFTGKQLSILCMSSRQKFDDLSGRDIFRIMTYYCLLRCFSQSSDTRNSYRLCCEAIGLITVAGLHREETYGSLPFYEQQLRRKLYYLILLTERYYCIYVHCATSLDATISPPQPEFVTDPRLSLDSFLEMIRVFTVPGKCFFDALATDSANVSCTEDSLKKIWRELHTASLEIEPWSYGYVDISFSRHWIRTLAWKLVSQMKGANFFTNASNAQILVEIARDMLDDIFLTPNSLYEVHGPVIARKALEIATALVDVVNQHDQNTESEAWSVLCEISKFIFSLKHYDGNLIENFVTKCQRAFISLPISSPLELNDNFKDDSNIVS; from the coding sequence ATGACTTTAGCTAAGTATGCATGCGACTATTGTCGCGTTCGTCGGGTAAAGTGTGACGGTAAAAAACCATGTAGGCGTTGTCTTCAACACAACTTCGAATGCACACATCAGCAAccgttgaaaaaaagaggtcCAAAGCCCATTAGCGCAAGAAACTTAGGAAACGTAACCGAAGCACCGCTGTTTGGAGAGAACAACAGTGGCACGACCGCTGCAGAAATATCCatgaaaattccaaaaaagcAGATTGATCAGTGCTTGAGGCTGTATCACGATAATCTATACGTTATTTGGCCTTTGCTCTCCTACGATAATCTGCATATGCTTCTTGAAGAGAAATACGATGACTGCTACGTTTATTGGTTTCTGGTAGCTCTTTCAGCGGCCACTCTCAGCGATTTGCAAACTGAAATAGAATCTGAAGAGGGATTCTCTTTTACTGGAAAACAATTATCCATTCTCTGTATGTCTTCACGCCAAAAATTCGATGATCTCAGCGGCAGAGACATATTCAGAATCATGACATACTACTGTTTACTGCGTTGTTTCTCGCAATCTTCGGATACGAGAAATTCTTACAGACTCTGTTGTGAAGCCATTGGCCTTATCACAGTAGCTGGATTGCATCGCGAAGAAACATATGGATCACTTCCATTCTATGAGCAACAGCTTAGACGGAAGCTGTATTATTTGATTCTCCTAACAGAAAGATACTACTGCATATACGTTCATTGTGCAACAAGTCTGGATGCCACAATATCTCCGCCACAACCTGAGTTTGTAACTGACCCTCGACTTTCTTTGGACAGCTTTCTTGAGATGATCAGGGTTTTTACCGTACCAGGGAAATGTTTCTTTGATGCTTTGGCTACCGACTCTGCAAACGTTTCTTGTACTGAAGACTctctcaaaaaaatatggagAGAGCTCCATACAGCATCGCTTGAAATAGAGCCATGGTCTTACGGATACGTCGACATTTCATTCTCTCGGCACTGGATTAGAACGCTAGCCTGGAAACTAGTGTCTCAAATGAAAGGTGCCAACTTTTTCACGAATGCTAGCAATGCGCAAATATTAGTTGAAATTGCCAGGGACATGCTAGACGATATATTCCTAACACCAAATAGTCTTTATGAGGTCCATGGCCCTGTAATAGCAAGAAAAGCACTGGAAATAGCCACTGCATTGGTGGACGTTGTAAATCAGCACGATCAAAATACAGAATCGGAGGCTTGGAGCGTTCTGTGCGAAATatcaaaattcattttctctCTAAAACACTATGATGGTAATCtgattgaaaattttgtgaCGAAGTGTCAGAGAGCTTTTATTTCCCTTCCAA